From Penicillium psychrofluorescens genome assembly, chromosome: 1, one genomic window encodes:
- a CDS encoding uncharacterized protein (ID:PFLUO_001485-T1.cds;~source:funannotate), protein MARPAVPLIINGKEEISTATFDVISPYTNQPCWSAAAATPQDAIRAVEAADAAFAAWSQTKPAARRDILLKAADILEERLEQNAEYMRTEMGADHGASQMFVVPLAIRMLRDVAGRITSICGSVPVVEAEGQSAMVFKEAMGVILGIVPWNAPYVFGIRSAACALAAGNTTILKTSELTPRCYWAIGRAFADAGLPAGCLNILSCRPQDAPEVVNAMIEHPAVRKINFTGSTAVGRKIARACGQSLKPCLMELGGKNSSIVCADADLKTAVQGVLAGAFLNSGQICMATDRILVHSSIAAAFIDALKSALAAGAEASSLPPTLVNTASKTRVEALISNALAGGAHFISGSADINLPADSGVRMAPAVLGGVREEMALWQKEAFASVAACMIFDNEDEAIRLANGSGYGLSASVFTEDLRKGLAIAKRLQSGAVHINSMTIHDEPVLPHGGVKNSGWGRFNAAEGLNEFLVTKSVTWMD, encoded by the exons atggctCGCCCAGCGGTCCCCCTAATTATCAAcggcaaggaggagatctCCACTGCCACCTTCGACGTGATCAGCCCCTACACGAACCAACCCTGCTGgtccgccgcggcggctaCGCCGCAAGATGCCATTCGCGCCGTTGAGGCCGCTGACGCTGCGTTTGCCGCGTGGTCACAGACCAAACCCGCCGCCAGACGGGATATCCTGCTCAAGGCAGCGGACATCCTCGAGGAACGCCTAGAACAGAATGCCGAGTATATGCGCACAGAAATGGGTGCTGATCATGGCGCATCGCAGATGTTTGTCGTACCGTTGGCGATTCGGATGCTGCGCGATGTGGCGGGCCGCATCACCTCCATTTGCGGGAGTGTTCCCGTcgtggaggcggaggggcaGAGTGCCATGGTGTTTAAAGAGGCTATGGGTGTAATTCTGGGTATTGTGCCTTG GAACGCTCCGTACGTCTTCGGGATTCGTTCGGCTGCATGCGCGCTGGCCGCGGGCAACACGACGATCTTAAAAACTTCTGAGCTGACTCCACGCTGCTACTGGGCCATTGGACGTGCGTTCGCGGACGCTGGTCTTCCCGCGGGCTGTCTGAATATTCTGTCGTGTCGTCCACAGGATGCCCCCGAGGTCGTCAATGCCATGATCGAGCACCCGGCAGTTCGTAAGATCAATTTTACCGGCAGCACGGCCGTGGGCCGGAAGATTGCCCGCGCATGCGGACAGAGCCTCAAGCCGTGTCTGATGGAGCTGGGAGGGAAGAACAGCTCCATTGTGTGTGCGGATGCCGATTTAAAGACTGCCGTGCAGGGTGTGCTGGCCGGCGCATTCTTAAAT TCCGGCCAGATCTGCATGGCCACAGATCGCATCCTTGTCCACTCCTCAATTGCGGCAGCTTTTATCGATGCCCTCAAGAGCGCACTCGCCGCAGGCGCCGAGGCATCATCCCTGCCCCCGACTCTGGTCAACACTGCCTCCAAAACCCGCGTTGAAGCCCTCATTTCGAATGCTCTCGCCGGTGGTGCACACTTTATCTCAGGGTCCGCAGATATCAACCTCCCCGCCGACTCGGGGGTGCGCATGGCTCCCGCCGTGCTGGGAGGCGTcagggaggagatggcgcTATGGCAGAAAGAAGCCTTTGCATCCGTGGCCGCGTGCATGATCTTTGacaacgaggacgaggcaATTCGTCTCGCTAATGGCAGTGGATACGGACTGTCTGCATCGGTGTTTACGGAAGATCTGCGCAAGGGCCTGGCGATAGCCAAACGTCTTCAATCTGG GGCGGTCCATATTAACAGCATGACGATCCATGACGAGCCCGTTCTGCCACATGGTGGCGTGAAGAATAGTGGATGGGGTCGATTCAATGCCGCTGAGGGATTGAACGAGTTTCTGGTGACCAAGAGTGTGACTTGGATGGACTGA